A single Cellulomonas sp. SLBN-39 DNA region contains:
- a CDS encoding sensor histidine kinase, with amino-acid sequence MLVAQGRRAALAVSRWWSARASGATDRADALGLLALGLALLALDVGGVGPTSPVLDVPAPRAWQGALLLAATLLLASKRRRPVAVLVAVAVLGVVDALLGGGLGMYLVLFDALFAVAVHASARARRCTQGVVGAGVLAGAVAAVVAGLTARDVVQVVLVLVAMFLTPFWWGGDVRRTAELARSEARRADLERERADLARAHADDAARIAALDRATAVQDERAGMARDLHDAVAGHLAAVAIHAEAALARPADPAQDRTALRAVRAGALDALTEMRAMILVLRAGAGVDALPAPPGLDQVGALDVDLGGTTLPTVSAAVGQTAYRIAQEAVTNAHKHGSGRPVLTARTSGGTLHLEVRNAVPVPVGGRRDPARDLPSSASGLASMRERAAVLGGGVTAGTEEGTWVVRARLPLDPAPATGEVPS; translated from the coding sequence GTGCTCGTCGCCCAGGGTCGCCGCGCCGCGCTCGCCGTGAGCCGGTGGTGGTCGGCGCGCGCCTCGGGCGCCACCGACCGGGCGGACGCGCTCGGGCTGCTCGCGCTCGGGCTGGCGCTGCTCGCGCTCGACGTCGGCGGGGTCGGCCCGACGAGCCCCGTGCTCGACGTGCCCGCACCCCGGGCCTGGCAGGGGGCGCTGCTGCTCGCGGCGACGCTGCTGCTGGCGTCGAAGCGCCGGCGCCCGGTCGCCGTGCTCGTCGCCGTGGCGGTGCTGGGCGTGGTCGACGCCCTGCTCGGCGGCGGGCTCGGGATGTACCTCGTGCTGTTCGACGCGCTGTTCGCGGTGGCCGTGCACGCGTCGGCCCGCGCACGACGGTGCACGCAGGGCGTGGTCGGCGCCGGGGTGCTGGCCGGGGCCGTCGCCGCCGTCGTCGCGGGCCTGACGGCACGGGACGTGGTCCAGGTCGTCCTCGTGCTGGTCGCGATGTTCCTCACGCCGTTCTGGTGGGGCGGCGACGTGCGGCGCACCGCGGAGCTGGCCCGCTCGGAGGCACGCCGCGCCGACCTCGAGCGCGAGCGCGCCGACCTCGCACGTGCGCACGCCGACGACGCCGCCCGGATCGCGGCGCTCGACCGCGCGACGGCCGTCCAGGACGAGCGGGCCGGCATGGCGCGCGACCTGCACGACGCCGTCGCGGGCCACCTGGCCGCGGTGGCCATCCACGCGGAGGCGGCCCTGGCCCGCCCCGCGGACCCTGCGCAGGACCGGACCGCGCTCCGGGCCGTGCGCGCCGGGGCGCTCGACGCCCTCACCGAGATGCGCGCGATGATCCTGGTGCTGCGCGCCGGCGCAGGGGTCGACGCCCTGCCGGCTCCGCCCGGCCTGGACCAGGTCGGCGCGCTCGACGTCGACCTGGGAGGCACCACGCTGCCCACCGTCTCGGCCGCCGTCGGTCAGACCGCCTACCGCATCGCCCAGGAGGCCGTCACGAACGCGCACAAGCACGGGTCCGGTCGTCCGGTCCTGACCGCCCGGACGTCCGGCGGCACGCTGCACCTGGAGGTCCGCAACGCCGTCCCCGTGCCGGTCGGTGGGCGCCGCGACCCGGCACGCGACCTCCCGTCGTCCGCGTCCGGCCTGGCGTCGATGCGCGAGCGCGCCGCGGTGCTGGGCGGCGGCGTCACCGCCGGCACCGAGGAGGGCACCTGGGTCGTGCGGGCGCGGCTCCCGCTCGACCCCGCCCCCGCGACCGGTGAGGTGCCGTCGTGA
- a CDS encoding response regulator transcription factor, with protein MTAPVRVLLADDHGAVRAGLRLMLEQSGVLEVVGEAGDGDVAVRQARALRPDVVLMDVRMPGTDGVTATATIVAEGLADVVALTTFDLDEYVVGMVRAGAAGFLLKSVGAAELVDAVRRVAAGEGVLAPEVTRRLLDAVAGRGGLVPAAQAAVTEEDPRLAVLTARERDVLGGLGEGLSNAELADRLGVSPTTVKSHVSHVLAKLGVRSRLQAGVLARDLLP; from the coding sequence GTGACCGCGCCGGTCCGGGTGCTGCTCGCGGACGACCACGGCGCCGTCCGCGCCGGTCTGCGCCTCATGCTGGAGCAGTCCGGCGTCCTGGAGGTGGTCGGCGAGGCCGGGGACGGGGACGTCGCCGTCCGTCAGGCGCGCGCCCTGCGCCCGGACGTCGTGCTCATGGACGTGCGCATGCCCGGCACCGACGGCGTCACCGCCACCGCCACGATCGTCGCCGAGGGCCTCGCCGACGTGGTCGCGCTGACGACGTTCGACCTCGACGAGTACGTCGTCGGCATGGTGCGCGCCGGGGCGGCGGGGTTCCTGCTGAAGTCCGTCGGTGCGGCCGAGCTCGTGGACGCCGTCCGCCGCGTCGCCGCCGGCGAAGGGGTGCTCGCCCCCGAGGTCACGCGCCGCCTGCTCGACGCCGTCGCGGGACGCGGCGGCCTCGTCCCCGCCGCGCAGGCGGCCGTGACCGAGGAGGACCCGCGCCTGGCGGTGCTCACCGCCAGGGAGCGGGACGTGCTGGGTGGCCTGGGCGAGGGCCTGTCGAACGCGGAGCTGGCCGACCGCCTCGGCGTCTCGCCGACGACCGTGAAGTCGCACGTCAGCCACGTGCTGGCCAAGCTGGGCGTGCGGTCCCGGCTCCAGGCGGGCGTGCTCGCGCGCGACCTGCTGCCCTGA
- a CDS encoding SDR family oxidoreductase, which produces MSIVVTGATGQLGRLVVEGLLDAGVAPADVVAGGRSTDRLADLAARGVRVVTLDYTDPATVAAALAGAEKVLLVSSSEVGQRLAQHRVVIDAAVAAGVQHLVYTSAAHADTSDLVLAPEHKATEELLAASGLPVTVLRNNWYTENYAQALQQAAATGEIVASVGEGRVASATRADYAAGAVAVLTGTGHAGQAYELSGDVAWTHHELAAAAAEVLGRPVTYRAVSTDEHAQILRSVGLDEGTVGFVITLDADIARGDLADATDTLRTLIGRPTTPLVDAVRAILA; this is translated from the coding sequence ATGTCGATCGTCGTCACCGGAGCCACCGGCCAGCTCGGCCGTCTCGTCGTCGAGGGCCTGCTCGACGCAGGCGTCGCCCCCGCCGACGTCGTCGCAGGCGGCCGCTCCACCGACCGGCTCGCCGACCTCGCCGCCCGCGGCGTGCGCGTCGTCACGCTCGACTACACCGACCCCGCCACGGTCGCGGCCGCGCTCGCGGGCGCCGAGAAGGTGCTCCTCGTCTCCAGCAGCGAGGTCGGCCAGCGGCTCGCCCAGCACCGCGTCGTCATCGACGCCGCCGTCGCCGCGGGTGTCCAGCACCTCGTCTACACCAGCGCCGCCCACGCCGACACGTCCGACCTCGTGCTCGCGCCCGAGCACAAGGCCACCGAGGAGCTGCTCGCCGCGTCCGGCCTGCCCGTGACCGTGCTCCGCAACAACTGGTACACCGAGAACTACGCCCAGGCCCTCCAGCAGGCCGCCGCGACCGGCGAGATCGTCGCGTCGGTGGGCGAGGGCCGCGTCGCCTCCGCCACGCGCGCCGACTACGCGGCCGGCGCCGTCGCCGTCCTCACGGGCACCGGCCACGCCGGCCAGGCCTACGAGCTGTCCGGCGACGTCGCGTGGACCCACCACGAGCTCGCCGCCGCCGCGGCCGAGGTCCTCGGCCGGCCCGTCACGTACCGCGCCGTGAGCACCGACGAGCACGCGCAGATCCTGCGCTCCGTCGGCCTCGACGAGGGCACGGTCGGCTTCGTCATCACGCTCGACGCCGACATCGCCCGCGGCGACCTCGCCGACGCCACCGACACCCTGCGCACCCTGATCGGCCGCCCGACGACCCCCCTCGTCGACGCGGTCCGAGCGATCCTCGCCTGA
- a CDS encoding helix-turn-helix domain-containing protein, protein MLATHHLPAACPSRVVLDHVTSRWGVLVIVALSHGGMRWGELRRTVEGVSEKMLAQTLRTLEADGFVDRTVAATVPPRVDYALTPLGHELAAHLLPLMGWIVDHADAIVAGRATGTRPGTAP, encoded by the coding sequence ATGCTGGCCACCCACCACCTGCCGGCGGCGTGCCCGAGCCGGGTGGTGCTCGACCACGTGACCAGCCGGTGGGGCGTGCTCGTGATCGTCGCGCTCTCGCACGGCGGGATGCGCTGGGGCGAGCTGCGACGGACCGTCGAGGGCGTCAGCGAGAAGATGCTCGCGCAGACGCTACGGACCCTGGAGGCGGACGGGTTCGTGGACCGCACCGTGGCCGCGACCGTGCCGCCGCGCGTGGACTACGCGCTCACGCCGCTCGGCCACGAGCTGGCCGCGCACCTGCTGCCGCTCATGGGCTGGATCGTGGACCACGCGGACGCGATCGTCGCCGGCCGCGCCACCGGCACCCGCCCGGGCACCGCCCCCTGA
- a CDS encoding TIGR03885 family FMN-dependent LLM class oxidoreductase: MVRVGLHSSHEQVHPSALLSTVQLAEQRGFDAAMCSDHWAPWSATQGHSGFAWTWLGAAMATTSLPFGVVNAPGQRYHPAIIAQAAATLAAMHPGRFWVALGSGENMNEHITGDGWPAKHVRDARLVECVEIIRALLAGEEVTYEGLVRVDRAKLWTLPDVAPLLIGPAVTATTAAAHARWADGLVTVNQDPAALRAVVDAYRDAGGRGEIALQVHVAYAPDPDEAFRIAREQWAGNAVGPPVAWDLDTPEAFDQIAPKVSEDVIRSSVLVDHEPARLAERVAALVEIGFDAVYLHQVVTDVVPSDEKHPDAAPTSTPRSASLEAFVDVAAEHLLPVLREVRA; this comes from the coding sequence ATGGTGCGCGTCGGTCTCCACTCCTCCCACGAGCAGGTCCATCCCTCGGCCCTGCTCTCCACCGTCCAGCTCGCCGAGCAGCGTGGCTTCGACGCCGCGATGTGCTCGGACCACTGGGCCCCCTGGTCGGCCACGCAGGGGCACTCCGGGTTCGCCTGGACGTGGCTCGGTGCGGCGATGGCGACGACGTCGCTGCCGTTCGGGGTCGTCAACGCCCCCGGGCAGCGGTACCACCCGGCGATCATCGCCCAGGCGGCGGCGACGCTGGCCGCGATGCACCCGGGGCGGTTCTGGGTCGCGCTCGGCTCGGGCGAGAACATGAACGAGCACATCACCGGCGACGGGTGGCCCGCCAAGCACGTGCGTGACGCCCGGCTCGTGGAGTGCGTCGAGATCATCCGGGCGCTGCTGGCCGGCGAGGAGGTCACCTACGAGGGCCTCGTGCGCGTGGACCGCGCCAAGCTGTGGACGCTGCCGGACGTCGCGCCGCTGCTGATCGGTCCCGCGGTCACCGCGACGACCGCGGCGGCGCACGCGCGCTGGGCGGACGGGCTGGTCACGGTCAACCAGGACCCGGCCGCGCTGCGGGCCGTGGTCGACGCGTACCGGGACGCGGGCGGGCGGGGCGAGATCGCGCTGCAGGTGCACGTGGCGTACGCGCCGGACCCCGACGAGGCGTTCCGGATCGCGCGCGAGCAGTGGGCGGGCAACGCGGTGGGACCGCCGGTGGCGTGGGACCTGGACACCCCGGAGGCGTTCGACCAGATCGCGCCGAAGGTGTCCGAGGACGTGATCCGCTCGTCGGTGCTGGTCGACCACGAGCCGGCGCGGCTGGCCGAGCGCGTCGCCGCGCTGGTGGAGATCGGCTTCGACGCGGTGTACCTGCACCAGGTCGTCACGGACGTCGTGCCGTCGGACGAGAAGCACCCCGACGCGGCCCCGACGAGCACGCCCCGTTCGGCGTCGCTCGAGGCGTTCGTGGACGTCGCCGCGGAGCACCTGCTGCCCGTGCTGCGGGAGGTGCGCGCGTGA
- a CDS encoding alpha-amylase family protein — protein MRIRDTGDLWWKNAVVYCLDVETYMDWDDDGVGDLPGLVQRIDHLAELGVTCLWLMPFYPTADKDDGYDITDYYGVDPRLGDAGDLVELIRTAKDRGIRVIADLVVNHTSDKHPWFRSARRSKDSPYRDWYVWREDPPPDTKDEVVFPDKEDGIWTYDEQAGAWYRHRFYRHQPDLNTANPKVRDAVVKMVGYWAELGLSGFRVDAVPFFLADVADDPDDAIEHPHEFLQDLRAFLSRRVGDSILMGEVNLPYDEQRLFFGDHDHDGDHEGEELNLQFDFVLMQQMYLALARQDAGPVAATLAARPAIPRDAQWATFVRNHDELTLDKLTDDERAEVFAAFGPDEDHQLYGRGLRRRLPPMLDGDPRRVRMVYSLLFALPGTPVLFYGEEIGMGENLAAEGRLAVRTPMQWTAGKNGGFSAAAPSRLSGPVVEGAYGPAHVNVSDQRRDPASLLSFVQLLARRYRECPELGWTERAEILDQPHASVLAHRSTWQDASTVLLHNLGPESVTVPLHLPDTDERCRLVDLLQDDEHHPDAHGRLDVELDGYGYRWLRVVHPDSRRLL, from the coding sequence GTGAGGATCCGCGACACCGGCGACCTGTGGTGGAAGAACGCGGTCGTGTACTGCCTGGACGTCGAGACGTACATGGACTGGGACGACGACGGGGTCGGCGACCTGCCGGGCCTCGTGCAGCGCATCGACCACCTCGCCGAGCTCGGCGTGACGTGCCTGTGGCTGATGCCGTTCTACCCGACGGCCGACAAGGACGACGGGTACGACATCACCGACTACTACGGCGTCGACCCGCGCCTGGGCGACGCCGGCGACCTCGTCGAGCTGATCCGCACCGCGAAGGACCGCGGGATCCGGGTCATCGCGGACCTCGTCGTCAACCACACGTCCGACAAGCACCCGTGGTTCCGCTCGGCCCGCCGCTCGAAGGACTCCCCGTACCGCGACTGGTACGTGTGGCGGGAGGACCCGCCGCCGGACACGAAGGACGAGGTCGTCTTCCCCGACAAGGAGGACGGCATCTGGACGTACGACGAGCAGGCGGGCGCCTGGTACCGGCACCGGTTCTACCGGCACCAGCCGGACCTGAACACCGCCAACCCGAAGGTCCGGGACGCGGTCGTCAAGATGGTCGGCTACTGGGCGGAGCTGGGGCTGTCGGGGTTCCGGGTCGACGCCGTGCCGTTCTTCCTCGCCGACGTCGCCGACGACCCCGACGACGCGATCGAGCACCCGCACGAGTTCCTGCAGGACCTGCGGGCGTTCCTGTCCCGCCGGGTCGGGGACTCGATCCTCATGGGCGAGGTCAACCTGCCCTACGACGAGCAGCGGCTGTTCTTCGGCGACCACGACCACGACGGCGACCACGAGGGCGAGGAGCTGAACCTGCAGTTCGACTTCGTCCTCATGCAGCAGATGTACCTGGCGCTGGCCCGCCAGGACGCCGGCCCGGTCGCCGCGACGCTGGCCGCGCGGCCGGCGATCCCCCGCGACGCGCAGTGGGCGACGTTCGTGCGCAACCACGACGAGCTCACGCTCGACAAGCTCACCGACGACGAGCGCGCCGAGGTGTTCGCCGCGTTCGGCCCCGACGAGGACCACCAGCTGTACGGGCGGGGCCTGCGCCGCCGGCTGCCGCCGATGCTCGACGGCGACCCGCGGCGGGTGCGGATGGTCTACTCCCTGCTCTTCGCGCTGCCCGGCACCCCGGTGCTGTTCTACGGCGAGGAGATCGGCATGGGCGAGAACCTCGCCGCCGAGGGCCGCCTCGCGGTGCGCACCCCCATGCAGTGGACCGCGGGCAAGAACGGCGGGTTCTCCGCCGCGGCGCCGTCCCGGCTGTCCGGGCCCGTCGTCGAGGGCGCCTACGGACCCGCGCACGTCAACGTGTCCGACCAGCGGCGCGACCCCGCGTCGCTGCTGTCGTTCGTGCAGCTGCTGGCCCGCCGGTACCGCGAGTGCCCCGAGCTGGGGTGGACCGAGCGCGCCGAGATCCTCGACCAGCCGCACGCGTCCGTGCTCGCGCACCGATCGACCTGGCAGGACGCGTCGACGGTGCTGCTGCACAACCTGGGCCCCGAGTCGGTGACCGTCCCGCTGCACCTGCCCGACACCGACGAGCGGTGCCGCCTCGTGGACCTGCTGCAGGACGACGAGCACCACCCCGACGCCCACGGCCGCCTCGACGTCGAGCTCGACGGGTACGGGTACCGCTGGCTGCGGGTCGTGCACCCGGACTCCCGCCGCCTGCTCTGA
- a CDS encoding response regulator transcription factor has protein sequence MDAADVLVVDDATLARSCLVEVVRGSPCVGTVRACAPRPDPLAAGLPDLLVVRPAADPLAARRLLALWAGAPLVLLVDDAVDEPGATARPTDGPWVRVLGTHADADDLRAAVCAALGHRSAPAVAPTHLTPREREVMRLLGDGLTNREIARLLVLEERTVKNHVHNLLRKLGVRHRGEAAALLDGAAVPPVAHLHAVAHHR, from the coding sequence ATGGACGCCGCAGACGTCCTGGTCGTCGACGACGCGACGCTCGCACGCAGCTGCCTCGTCGAGGTCGTGCGCGGCTCGCCGTGCGTGGGCACCGTGCGCGCGTGCGCGCCCCGCCCCGACCCGCTCGCCGCCGGCCTGCCGGACCTGCTCGTCGTGCGGCCCGCCGCGGACCCGCTCGCCGCGCGGCGCCTGCTCGCCCTGTGGGCCGGGGCTCCGCTCGTCCTGCTCGTCGACGACGCCGTCGACGAGCCCGGTGCCACCGCCCGACCGACCGACGGGCCGTGGGTGCGCGTGCTCGGCACGCACGCCGACGCGGACGACCTGCGCGCCGCCGTGTGCGCCGCGCTCGGGCACCGCAGCGCTCCGGCGGTGGCGCCCACCCACCTGACGCCCCGCGAGCGCGAGGTCATGCGCCTGCTCGGCGACGGCCTGACGAACCGGGAGATCGCCCGCCTGCTCGTGCTGGAGGAGCGGACGGTGAAGAACCACGTGCACAACCTGCTGCGCAAGCTCGGGGTGCGGCACCGCGGCGAGGCCGCCGCACTCCTCGACGGCGCCGCCGTGCCGCCCGTCGCGCACCTGCACGCGGTCGCGCACCACCGCTGA
- a CDS encoding lanthionine synthetase LanC family protein, producing MTATAPGPVLPGQVLLGPLRVDDDAVVVALDTLDDDARRDLGARPGEVAVGHLRSRDGSTVLDADAAAVLADFRTPRTVVDVTLRHAARTGRAAQDVLADVAALAARLVGRGVLVPPGHVGVVPPAPGDVVGPWTVRTAVQATVDGWVARATGARDGLDGPRDAGATSGGADVALKVATTADAARVLDREHALLDALVRAGCPAVAGPPASGEDAGRRWLAVPWVPGRTLDVAAAEARSAGPAAVRALVVAVARTFAALHAAGVVHGDVHPRNVLVHDGRAVLVDLGNARSGDDVPRGRGGVAAYHEPELAAALLAGEEPPPPTVAGEVFALGALLREVVTGRPWVRTGDERRALLAAVADPAPASFKADGAPAWPGLDQVLRRALARAPHDRWPDAATLAQALADAPAPPATRPAPSGPASAGATGRARAGSPAHADAGSPAHALARATRRRYAPDGPAWRGPLGPPRATVAFGSAGVALHWWRLAQHDAARGDAAEAAAGVAHADAWAQRAVAELADPQGVSAPALDLDPARVGPRSTLHAAPGVHLVAGLVAAAAGDVASGDTHLAAALDLWEGSADGPLDGDAALGHPAVLTGLALLVEHRGPAGPADPAAGDVVPAVARARALGDDLAARLADGLQEPAPPGAFLGLAHGRAGQVHAVLRWAQAVRGGVPDPARDELDRLRAAAHPRGPGRLVWPRHAGGDPAQTWPGWCHGGAGHALLWALAHRLSDDPADLAVAAAAASGALAAAGQASATLCCGAAGVGYACLDLHRATGEPRWRTAAQTLADVAATRAHAPGTVPGSLMKGDLGAATLAEDVRSAAPSGFPLLST from the coding sequence GTGACCGCCACGGCGCCCGGCCCGGTGCTGCCGGGCCAGGTGCTGCTCGGACCGCTGCGGGTCGACGACGACGCCGTCGTCGTCGCGCTCGACACCCTCGACGACGACGCCCGGCGCGACCTGGGCGCACGGCCCGGCGAGGTCGCGGTGGGCCACCTGCGCTCGCGGGACGGGTCGACGGTGCTCGACGCCGACGCCGCCGCGGTGCTCGCAGACTTCCGCACGCCCCGCACGGTCGTGGACGTGACGCTGCGGCACGCCGCCCGCACGGGCCGGGCCGCGCAGGACGTGCTCGCGGACGTCGCGGCGCTGGCCGCCCGCCTGGTGGGCCGCGGCGTGCTCGTGCCGCCCGGGCACGTGGGCGTCGTCCCGCCCGCACCCGGCGACGTGGTCGGGCCGTGGACGGTCCGCACCGCGGTGCAGGCCACCGTCGACGGCTGGGTCGCCCGCGCCACCGGCGCCCGGGACGGCCTGGACGGCCCAAGGGACGCCGGGGCGACGTCGGGCGGCGCGGACGTCGCCCTCAAGGTCGCGACCACGGCCGACGCCGCCCGCGTGCTCGACCGCGAGCACGCCCTGCTGGACGCGCTCGTGCGCGCCGGCTGCCCCGCGGTCGCCGGGCCGCCCGCCTCGGGGGAAGACGCGGGACGCCGGTGGCTCGCGGTGCCGTGGGTGCCGGGGCGCACGCTCGACGTCGCCGCCGCCGAGGCCCGGAGCGCAGGTCCCGCCGCCGTGCGGGCGCTGGTGGTCGCCGTGGCCCGGACGTTCGCCGCGCTGCACGCGGCGGGTGTCGTGCACGGCGACGTGCACCCGCGCAACGTGCTCGTCCACGACGGACGCGCGGTGCTCGTCGACCTCGGCAACGCCCGCTCCGGCGACGACGTGCCCCGGGGACGGGGCGGTGTCGCGGCGTACCACGAGCCCGAGCTGGCGGCGGCGCTTCTCGCCGGCGAGGAACCGCCGCCGCCGACCGTCGCGGGCGAGGTCTTCGCGCTCGGCGCGCTGCTGCGCGAGGTCGTCACGGGTCGGCCGTGGGTGCGCACGGGCGACGAGCGGCGCGCCCTGCTCGCCGCCGTCGCAGATCCCGCGCCGGCGTCGTTCAAGGCCGACGGCGCACCCGCCTGGCCCGGGCTCGACCAGGTGCTGCGACGGGCGCTGGCCCGGGCGCCGCACGACCGGTGGCCCGACGCGGCGACCCTCGCGCAGGCCCTGGCCGACGCCCCCGCTCCCCCGGCCACCCGTCCGGCGCCGTCGGGGCCGGCGTCCGCGGGCGCGACGGGCCGCGCCCGCGCCGGGTCCCCGGCCCACGCCGACGCCGGGTCCCCGGCCCACGCGCTCGCCCGCGCGACCCGACGGCGCTACGCCCCCGACGGACCCGCCTGGCGCGGGCCGCTCGGGCCACCGCGGGCCACCGTCGCGTTCGGGTCCGCCGGGGTCGCGCTGCACTGGTGGCGCCTCGCGCAGCACGACGCCGCCCGGGGCGACGCCGCGGAGGCCGCCGCCGGGGTCGCGCACGCCGACGCCTGGGCGCAGCGCGCCGTCGCCGAGCTCGCCGACCCCCAGGGCGTCAGCGCGCCCGCGCTCGACCTCGACCCCGCACGCGTCGGCCCGCGCTCGACGCTGCACGCCGCGCCGGGCGTCCACCTCGTGGCCGGGCTGGTGGCCGCCGCCGCGGGCGACGTCGCGTCCGGCGACACGCACCTGGCCGCCGCGCTCGACCTGTGGGAGGGCTCCGCCGACGGCCCCCTCGACGGCGACGCCGCGCTCGGCCACCCCGCGGTGCTGACGGGTCTCGCGCTGCTCGTCGAGCACCGCGGCCCCGCGGGCCCGGCCGACCCTGCGGCGGGCGACGTCGTCCCGGCCGTCGCCCGTGCCCGCGCCCTGGGCGACGACCTCGCGGCACGGCTCGCCGACGGGCTGCAGGAGCCCGCGCCCCCGGGGGCGTTCCTCGGCCTGGCGCACGGGCGCGCCGGGCAGGTGCACGCCGTGCTGCGCTGGGCGCAGGCCGTGCGCGGCGGCGTCCCGGACCCCGCCCGCGACGAGCTCGACCGGCTGCGCGCCGCCGCCCACCCCCGCGGCCCGGGGCGGCTGGTCTGGCCCCGGCACGCCGGCGGCGACCCCGCGCAGACGTGGCCCGGCTGGTGCCACGGCGGCGCGGGCCACGCGCTCCTGTGGGCGCTCGCGCACCGGCTGAGCGACGACCCGGCCGACCTGGCCGTCGCCGCGGCCGCCGCGTCCGGGGCCCTCGCCGCGGCCGGGCAGGCGTCCGCGACGCTGTGCTGCGGCGCCGCGGGCGTCGGCTACGCGTGCCTCGACCTGCACCGCGCCACGGGCGAGCCGCGGTGGCGGACCGCCGCGCAGACCCTCGCGGACGTCGCCGCGACCCGCGCGCACGCCCCCGGCACCGTGCCCGGCAGCCTCATGAAGGGGGACCTCGGTGCCGCCACGCTGGCCGAGGACGTGCGCTCGGCCGCACCGTCGGGCTTCCCGCTGCTCAGCACCTGA